A region of Paenimyroides aestuarii DNA encodes the following proteins:
- a CDS encoding dipeptidase yields the protein MELIKNYVQQNKERFINELIDLLKIPSVSADSAYSQDVLNTADKVKEFLEKAGCDKVEICETPGYPIVYGEKIIDENLPTVLVYGHYDVQPADPIELWDSPPFEPVIKKTELHPDGAIFARGACDDKGQMFMHVKALELMMQTNTLPCNVKFMIEGEEEVGSASLAWFVAKNQQKLKNDVILISDTGMISNTQPSITTGLRGLSYVEVEVTGPNRDLHSGLYGGAVANPINILTNMIASLHDENNHITIPGFYDKVEELSQEERDEMGKRPFSLDDYKKALDIHDIHGEAGYTTNERNSIRPTLDVNGIWGGYTGEGAKTVIPSKAFAKISMRLVPNQDWEEITELFKKHFESIAPASVKVVVKPHHGGQGYVTPIDSIGYQAASKAYTDTFGVTPIPVRSGGSIPIVALFEKELQSKTIMMGFGLDSDAIHSPNEHYGIFNYLKGIETIPLFYKYFTEMSK from the coding sequence ATGGAACTTATTAAAAATTATGTTCAGCAAAACAAGGAACGTTTTATAAATGAGCTTATTGACTTATTAAAAATACCTTCAGTTAGTGCTGATAGTGCCTACTCACAAGATGTTTTAAACACTGCCGATAAAGTAAAAGAATTTTTAGAAAAAGCCGGTTGCGACAAAGTAGAAATCTGCGAAACGCCTGGTTATCCTATTGTTTATGGCGAAAAAATCATCGATGAAAATTTACCTACTGTTTTGGTTTATGGTCATTATGATGTACAACCTGCTGACCCTATCGAATTATGGGACTCCCCACCTTTTGAACCTGTTATCAAAAAAACAGAACTACACCCAGACGGAGCTATTTTTGCCCGCGGAGCATGTGACGATAAAGGGCAAATGTTTATGCACGTTAAAGCATTAGAATTAATGATGCAAACCAACACATTGCCTTGCAACGTGAAGTTTATGATTGAAGGAGAAGAAGAAGTTGGGTCGGCATCTTTGGCTTGGTTTGTTGCAAAAAATCAACAAAAATTAAAAAATGATGTGATTTTGATTTCCGACACCGGAATGATTTCCAACACCCAACCTTCTATCACTACCGGATTACGTGGTTTAAGCTATGTGGAAGTGGAAGTTACTGGACCAAACCGCGATTTGCATTCGGGCTTATACGGCGGTGCGGTGGCAAACCCTATCAACATTCTTACCAACATGATTGCTTCGTTGCACGACGAGAACAATCACATAACTATTCCTGGTTTTTATGACAAAGTAGAAGAATTGTCGCAAGAAGAACGCGATGAAATGGGCAAACGTCCTTTTTCGTTAGATGATTATAAAAAAGCATTGGATATCCACGATATTCACGGCGAAGCTGGTTACACCACCAACGAACGTAACTCGATAAGACCTACATTAGATGTTAACGGAATTTGGGGTGGATATACCGGCGAAGGTGCAAAAACAGTGATTCCTTCTAAAGCGTTTGCAAAAATATCAATGCGCTTGGTTCCTAATCAAGATTGGGAAGAAATTACTGAGCTGTTCAAAAAACACTTTGAAAGCATTGCTCCGGCATCGGTTAAAGTGGTCGTTAAACCACATCATGGCGGTCAAGGTTATGTTACGCCTATTGATTCTATTGGTTATCAAGCGGCATCGAAAGCATATACCGACACCTTTGGCGTAACTCCGATTCCCGTTCGTTCGGGCGGATCCATTCCTATTGTGGCTTTGTTTGAAAAAGAATTACAATCGAAAACCATTATGATGGGCTTTGGTTTAGATTCGGATGCGATACACTCACCAAATGAGCACTACGGGATTTTCAATTATTTAAAAGGTATTGAAACCATTCCATTGTTTTATAAATATTTCACTGAAATGTCTAAATAA
- a CDS encoding T9SS type A sorting domain-containing protein produces MKIKYLLLILFFVNTFQHQAQINSHIVIPYAERIDTDLTMNKSIYSIVNFKTPTYTIQNQTINNGSNMVANGALAYDTAILKFDTNFLLNHYFHFSGSGSEAISVVHEDDNNNLYAIIEANGPVTIDNTTYPIPASGYQSLIIKINSNGQVAWVKKVDQDLAQCKIKTINNEVFIAGRYIGMSLKIENTTVLGNQVHSQLSETFIAKFNATNGSLQWLRSSETTSGVNQNKMGTHFVDLELDQNGNAVLIANLFSPAVQFGTTNVSFVTNNASNNAVTVIAKYSNAGNLSWAKAPTVMNNRLLLAEDLDIDATNNIYISANATGGVNYWGTSVNPSFTTTGMYGHLFKLNASGNFQWAKANTNIQGGLTIYGIKCVKNDIIVTYRALNPQIIDNQTINISKTSSILAVFGNNGALKNYKLLVPDNSDPNLFSITNILHYNSAGYILSGNQYEDIILDNSYSMPMPNPAIFDNIFIIKSGEFASSKKIVVDKWKIYPNPAKDKVFVEGEELSLKYKIYDLSGRIVDANSLTNSRIDLSNLSNGIYIVELTNDEFTQSIKIIKE; encoded by the coding sequence ATGAAAATAAAATACTTATTGTTAATACTTTTTTTTGTTAACACCTTCCAGCATCAAGCACAAATAAATTCTCACATTGTTATTCCTTACGCTGAGAGAATCGACACGGATCTTACAATGAATAAAAGCATTTATTCGATTGTAAATTTTAAAACACCAACATATACCATTCAAAACCAAACTATAAATAATGGAAGTAATATGGTGGCTAATGGAGCATTGGCATATGATACCGCTATTTTAAAATTTGATACAAATTTTTTACTAAATCATTATTTCCATTTTAGCGGTAGTGGTTCAGAGGCTATCTCTGTTGTACATGAGGATGATAATAACAATTTATACGCTATAATAGAAGCAAACGGCCCTGTGACAATTGATAATACTACCTATCCGATACCTGCATCGGGTTACCAATCTCTAATAATTAAAATTAATAGTAACGGACAGGTTGCTTGGGTGAAAAAGGTTGATCAAGACTTAGCGCAGTGTAAAATAAAGACAATTAATAATGAAGTATTTATTGCCGGGCGCTATATTGGAATGAGCTTAAAAATTGAAAATACAACGGTGTTAGGAAATCAAGTTCATTCACAGTTATCTGAAACATTTATTGCTAAATTTAATGCTACAAATGGTTCGCTACAATGGTTAAGATCTTCAGAAACTACATCGGGTGTTAATCAAAACAAAATGGGTACACATTTTGTTGATTTAGAATTAGATCAGAATGGTAATGCTGTTTTAATTGCTAACTTATTTTCACCGGCGGTACAATTCGGTACTACAAATGTATCTTTTGTGACCAATAATGCTAGTAATAATGCTGTTACTGTTATTGCAAAGTATAGCAATGCAGGAAATTTATCTTGGGCTAAAGCACCAACTGTAATGAATAATAGATTGTTGCTGGCTGAAGATTTAGATATTGATGCCACAAACAATATTTATATATCCGCAAACGCAACCGGTGGTGTTAATTATTGGGGAACATCAGTAAACCCTTCATTTACTACTACTGGAATGTATGGGCATTTGTTTAAATTAAATGCATCGGGAAATTTTCAATGGGCAAAGGCTAATACAAATATACAAGGCGGTTTAACAATTTATGGAATCAAATGCGTTAAAAATGACATTATAGTTACATATCGAGCATTAAATCCTCAAATTATAGATAACCAAACCATAAATATAAGTAAAACTTCTTCAATTTTAGCTGTTTTTGGTAATAATGGAGCTTTAAAAAATTATAAATTACTTGTGCCTGATAATTCTGATCCAAATCTATTTTCAATAACAAATATTCTACATTATAATTCGGCAGGTTATATTCTGTCGGGTAATCAATATGAAGATATAATTTTGGATAATTCCTATTCAATGCCAATGCCAAATCCTGCAATATTCGATAATATTTTTATTATAAAATCTGGGGAATTTGCATCATCTAAAAAAATCGTAGTTGATAAATGGAAAATATATCCGAATCCTGCTAAAGATAAAGTTTTTGTAGAGGGTGAAGAACTTTCTTTAAAATATAAAATATATGATTTAAGCGGAAGAATAGTTGATGCTAATTCATTAACTAACTCAAGAATTGATTTGTCAAATTTATCAAACGGAATTTATATAGTTGAATTAACAAATGATGAATTTACGCAAAGTATAAAGATTATAAAAGAGTAA